In Tessaracoccus sp. MC1865, the DNA window TTCTCATCGGTAGTTCCTCACCGCCAGGGGCACCAGGTCGAAGCTGAGTTCCTCCAGGTGCCGGGTGTGCCTGCCCTCCGTTGTGGTCTCCCAAGCGGAGACGTTGCACCAGCGCCCGTCGTCGCGGGCAGCCTCGCCGTCGGCCGTCGCGAACTCCTCGCGGAAATGGGCCCCGCAGGATTCGGTGCGGTCCAGCGCGTCGAGGACCATCAGCTCCGCCAATTCGAGGAAATCGGCGACTCTCGCGGCGCGCTCCAACTCCTGGTTCAGCCGGTCGGCAGGCCCGGCGACCCGCACGTCGCGCCAGAACTCCTCGCGCAGCGCCCGCACCTCGTCGAGCGCCGCCCGCAGGCCCTGCTCGCTGCGTGACACGCCGCAGCCGCGGTACAGGATCTCGCCGAGGCGGCGGTGGAAGGCGGCGGGGCGGGCCACGCCGTCGTTGTCGACCAGCCTCCGGGTGCGGTCCCGCACCCAGGCCAGCGACTCGGCGGCCTCAGCCGAGCCCGCTTCGAGGAGGGGAGTGCCGACGAGGGGCGCCAGGTAGTTCGGCACCGACAGCGGCAGCGTGAACCAGCCGTCGACGCAGGCGCTCAGCAGCGAGTTCGCGCCCAGCCGGTTGGCGCCGTGGTAGTTGCTGCCCGCCTCGCCGCCGACGAACAGGCCGGGCACCGTCGTCATCTGGTCGTAGTCGCTCCACAGGCCGCCCATGGTGAAGTGCGCCCCCGGGGCGATCCGCATCGGAACGGCGTACGGATCCTCGCCCGTGGCGTCCTGGTACATCTCGAACAGGTTGCCGTACCGCTCGGCGATCGCGGGCCGTCCCAGCCGTGCGATCGCGTCGCGGAAGTCGAGGTACACCGAGTTCCGCAACGGCCCGACGCCCCGGCCGGCCTCGATCTCTTCCCTGGCGGCGCGCGAGGCGATATCGCGTGGGGTGAGGTTGCCGAAGGCGGGGTAGCGGCGCTCCAGGTAGTAGTCGCGCTCCGCCTCGGGGATGTCTCCCGCCGGGCGGTCGTCGCCCGGCCGCACGGGCACCCAGATGCGGCCGTCGTTGCGCAGCGACTCGCTCATCAGCGTCGTCTTGGACTGCCAGTGGGAACTCACCGGCAGCGCTGTGGGGTGGAACTGCACGAACGACGGGCTGGCGAAGAGCGCGCCGCGCCGGTGGGCCCGCCAGGTGGCGGTCGCATTGGAGTTCATCGCCAACGTGGAATGGAAGTAGACGGAGCCGTAGCCGCCGGTGGCCAGCACGACGGCGTGGCCGGGAGTGAAGCCCACTTCTCCGGTGACCAGGTCGCGCGTCACGATGCCCTGGGCTCGGCCGTCGGCCACGACCAGGTCCAGCATCTCGCTGCGCGTGTGCAGCCGCACGGTGCCGCGCGACACCTGCCGGAGCAGGGCCTGCGCGGCGGCGACCTGCAGCTGCTGGCCGGTCTGGCCGCGCGTGTAGTACGTCCGCGACACCTGCACGCCGCCGAACGAGCGCGTCGCCAACTGCCCGCCGTACTCG includes these proteins:
- a CDS encoding fumarate reductase/succinate dehydrogenase flavoprotein subunit encodes the protein MMLDAHVPAGNPATAWARRTSQYRLVSPANRRKMTVVVVGTGLAGAGAAAALGELGYHVECFTFHDAPRRAHSVAAQGGINAARARKVDGDSLARFVSDTVKGGDFRGREADVVRLATESVRVIDHLQAIGAPFAREYGGQLATRSFGGVQVSRTYYTRGQTGQQLQVAAAQALLRQVSRGTVRLHTRSEMLDLVVADGRAQGIVTRDLVTGEVGFTPGHAVVLATGGYGSVYFHSTLAMNSNATATWRAHRRGALFASPSFVQFHPTALPVSSHWQSKTTLMSESLRNDGRIWVPVRPGDDRPAGDIPEAERDYYLERRYPAFGNLTPRDIASRAAREEIEAGRGVGPLRNSVYLDFRDAIARLGRPAIAERYGNLFEMYQDATGEDPYAVPMRIAPGAHFTMGGLWSDYDQMTTVPGLFVGGEAGSNYHGANRLGANSLLSACVDGWFTLPLSVPNYLAPLVGTPLLEAGSAEAAESLAWVRDRTRRLVDNDGVARPAAFHRRLGEILYRGCGVSRSEQGLRAALDEVRALREEFWRDVRVAGPADRLNQELERAARVADFLELAELMVLDALDRTESCGAHFREEFATADGEAARDDGRWCNVSAWETTTEGRHTRHLEELSFDLVPLAVRNYR